From a single Desulfuromonas sp. genomic region:
- a CDS encoding hydroxyacylglutathione hydrolase family protein, with translation MSLEVVQVTAGRMDNFSYLVYCPASKKGLGVDPSFAPERLLAAAAERGVALEVLVNTHGHNDHIAGNDRILSATGARLAAHPLDLPGADLPLEEGTLIPVGEGRVEVLHTPGHTPGSITLHPPGALITGDTLFVTCVGRADLPGSDPEALYRSLRRLAALPPETEIFPGHDYGPRPVSTVAF, from the coding sequence ATGAGCCTGGAGGTGGTCCAGGTCACTGCGGGGCGCATGGACAACTTCAGCTACCTGGTTTACTGTCCCGCCAGCAAAAAGGGCCTCGGCGTGGACCCCTCCTTCGCTCCCGAACGGCTGCTGGCCGCCGCCGCCGAACGCGGGGTTGCCCTGGAGGTCCTGGTCAATACCCACGGCCACAACGACCACATCGCCGGCAACGACCGAATCCTCAGCGCCACGGGGGCCCGGCTCGCCGCTCATCCCCTTGACCTTCCGGGCGCAGATCTGCCCCTGGAAGAGGGGACGCTGATCCCCGTCGGTGAAGGCCGGGTGGAGGTCCTCCACACCCCCGGGCACACCCCAGGGTCCATTACCCTCCACCCGCCGGGAGCCCTGATCACCGGAGACACACTCTTCGTCACCTGCGTCGGGCGCGCCGACCTGCCCGGAAGCGACCCCGAGGCTCTCTACCGCAGCCTGCGCCGCCTCGCGGCCCTCCCGCCGGAGACGGAAATCTTTCCCGGTCACGACTACGGCCCCCGGCCCGTCTCCACGGTTGCCTTCTAG
- the dapF gene encoding diaminopimelate epimerase — protein MKFAKMHGAGNDYVYVDGFQETVRDPAALSRKVSDRHFGIGSDGLVLILPSSVADLRMRIFNPDGSEAEMCGNGIRCVAKYAHDHGLVAREEISVETGAGVLTVHLTVGDRGRVGRVRVDMGRPRLTRGEIPVTGPPEEQIIGAELQVLDRTFHITCVSMGNPHCVIFVDNVEEFPVAKYGPPLESNDLFPNRTNVEFVEIISPREVRQRTWERGTGETLACGTGASAVTVAGVLNGLTERRILNHLPGGDLEMEWLEDGHVLMTGPAVQVFEGVYHPQ, from the coding sequence ATGAAATTCGCCAAAATGCATGGCGCCGGCAACGACTACGTCTACGTCGACGGTTTCCAGGAGACGGTGCGCGACCCCGCCGCCCTCTCGCGAAAGGTCAGCGACCGTCACTTCGGCATCGGGTCGGACGGCCTGGTGCTGATCCTGCCGTCATCGGTGGCCGACCTGCGCATGCGCATCTTCAACCCCGACGGCAGCGAGGCGGAGATGTGCGGCAACGGCATCCGCTGCGTGGCCAAGTATGCCCACGACCACGGCCTGGTGGCCCGGGAGGAGATCTCCGTGGAGACCGGGGCGGGGGTCCTGACGGTCCACCTGACGGTCGGCGACCGAGGCCGGGTCGGCAGGGTGCGGGTCGACATGGGCAGGCCGCGCCTCACCCGCGGGGAAATCCCCGTCACCGGCCCCCCCGAGGAGCAGATCATCGGCGCCGAACTGCAGGTGCTGGACCGCACCTTCCACATCACCTGCGTCTCCATGGGCAACCCCCACTGCGTCATCTTCGTCGACAACGTGGAGGAGTTCCCGGTGGCCAAGTACGGCCCCCCCCTTGAGAGCAACGATCTCTTCCCCAACCGGACCAACGTGGAATTCGTCGAGATCATCTCCCCGAGGGAGGTGCGGCAGCGCACCTGGGAGCGGGGAACGGGAGAGACCCTGGCCTGCGGCACCGGCGCCTCGGCCGTCACCGTCGCCGGGGTGCTCAACGGCCTCACCGAGCGCCGGATTCTCAACCACCTGCCCGGGGGCGACTTGGAGATGGAGTGGCTCGAAGACGGCCACGTCCTGATGACCGGTCCCGCGGTGCAGGTCTTCGAAGGGGTATACCACCCGCAGTAG
- a CDS encoding pyrimidine 5'-nucleotidase, translated as MFDAILFDLDNTLYAPERQLFSLIDVRINRYMEDVAGIPGAEVDGLRRRYWAEYGVTLQGLMRHHGVDPEDYLAYVHDVDVNARLHPDPALRHALRPLPGRKAVFTNGTRDHAERVLRALELEDLFDAIFDIRVASYLPKPDPAPYRKVLQSLDVAAERCLMVEDSAANLKTAKALGMGTVLVGGGKKEAFVDAVIPAVSRLPETLPIWATP; from the coding sequence ATGTTCGACGCCATCCTTTTCGACCTCGACAACACCCTCTACGCGCCCGAGCGGCAGCTCTTCTCCCTCATCGACGTGCGCATCAACCGCTACATGGAGGACGTAGCGGGGATTCCCGGCGCCGAGGTGGACGGCCTCCGGCGGCGCTACTGGGCCGAGTACGGCGTCACCCTGCAAGGGCTGATGCGCCACCACGGCGTCGACCCCGAGGACTACCTGGCCTACGTCCATGATGTCGACGTGAACGCCCGGCTGCACCCCGACCCCGCGCTGCGCCATGCCCTCCGGCCCCTGCCCGGCCGCAAGGCGGTCTTCACCAACGGCACCCGCGACCACGCCGAGCGGGTCCTCCGGGCCCTGGAACTGGAGGACCTGTTCGATGCCATATTCGACATCCGGGTCGCCTCCTACCTCCCCAAGCCCGATCCGGCTCCCTACCGGAAGGTCCTGCAGAGCCTCGACGTGGCCGCGGAGCGCTGCCTCATGGTGGAGGACTCCGCGGCCAACCTGAAGACCGCCAAGGCCCTCGGCATGGGGACCGTGCTGGTCGGCGGGGGAAAAAAAGAGGCCTTTGTGGATGCCGTCATCCCCGCCGTGTCCCGGCTTCCCGAGACCCTGCCGATCTGGGCCACCCCCTGA
- a CDS encoding GGDEF domain-containing protein → MPTPNGHPAPGLPLPAESLIRTVLESGTLPTLSPVASKLVSLSSRPETTVNDIAKLVSMDISLSAKVLKVVNSAFYNFPQKVGTIQQAVSILGTNAVRSLVLSFSFLSIESGPRKETFDYKKFWEKSLAAAVTAKLIMAKLRSTDLEEAFITGLLQNVGELILARAFPEAYSEVQAKGREAGLNRPETEKKLLGADHSLVGSEVFKDWGFPETLWAPVRFHHNPRAFTGSDEKLQLLCKVVFLAGILAEVFYMDDPRTQQALIKAFGVRAKAMLRLAEKDVDDIYRKVHLEVRNAASYFGLEMKQARSITEILQQANAELSVLNMSYEQMNRELVEAKIRLENLTGELEEKNRLLEKLAHIDGLTEIYNHRYFQEFLEKEVSRTARYERPLSLILADLDNFKKVNDLHGHQVGDFILKEACAVIGELLREHDLFARYGGEEFVIVLPETDGEAAALVAERVRQRVSEHLFENETGSYNVTMSVGIATMTPGEHVWQRSELIGQADEALLLAKKKGRNQVVAHTPKAKWFGRK, encoded by the coding sequence ATGCCTACCCCCAACGGACACCCCGCACCGGGACTGCCCCTGCCGGCGGAAAGCCTGATCCGGACGGTGCTCGAGTCCGGCACCCTGCCGACCCTCTCCCCGGTCGCCTCCAAGCTGGTCTCCCTCTCCTCCCGGCCCGAAACCACCGTCAACGACATCGCCAAGCTGGTCTCGATGGACATCTCCCTCTCGGCCAAGGTGCTGAAGGTCGTCAACTCGGCGTTCTACAACTTCCCCCAGAAGGTCGGGACGATCCAGCAGGCGGTTTCCATCCTCGGCACCAACGCCGTTCGCAGCCTGGTCCTCTCCTTCTCCTTTCTCAGCATCGAATCCGGTCCCCGGAAAGAGACCTTCGACTACAAGAAATTCTGGGAGAAGTCCCTGGCCGCCGCCGTCACCGCCAAGCTGATCATGGCGAAGCTCCGCTCCACCGACCTGGAGGAGGCCTTTATCACCGGGCTGCTTCAGAACGTCGGAGAACTGATTCTGGCCCGGGCCTTCCCCGAAGCCTACAGCGAGGTCCAGGCAAAGGGCCGGGAGGCAGGGCTGAACCGCCCGGAGACAGAAAAGAAACTGCTCGGAGCCGATCACAGCCTTGTCGGCTCCGAGGTCTTCAAGGACTGGGGTTTTCCGGAGACGCTCTGGGCCCCGGTCCGCTTCCACCACAACCCGCGGGCCTTTACCGGGTCGGACGAAAAGCTCCAACTGCTCTGCAAGGTCGTCTTCCTTGCGGGGATTCTCGCCGAGGTCTTCTACATGGACGATCCCCGGACCCAGCAGGCGCTCATCAAGGCCTTCGGAGTCAGGGCCAAGGCCATGCTCAGGCTCGCCGAAAAGGATGTGGACGACATCTACCGCAAGGTCCACCTCGAGGTCAGAAACGCCGCCAGCTATTTCGGCCTGGAGATGAAACAGGCCCGCTCCATCACCGAGATCCTCCAGCAGGCCAACGCCGAACTCAGCGTCCTGAACATGTCTTACGAGCAGATGAACCGGGAACTGGTCGAGGCCAAGATCAGGCTGGAGAACCTGACCGGGGAGCTGGAGGAAAAGAACCGACTGCTGGAGAAGCTGGCCCACATCGACGGCCTGACCGAAATCTACAACCACCGCTATTTCCAGGAATTCCTGGAAAAGGAAGTGAGCCGCACGGCCCGCTACGAACGCCCCCTCTCCCTGATTCTGGCGGACCTCGACAACTTCAAGAAGGTCAACGACCTGCACGGCCACCAGGTCGGGGACTTCATCCTGAAGGAGGCCTGCGCGGTAATCGGCGAGTTGCTGCGGGAGCACGACCTTTTCGCCCGCTACGGAGGCGAGGAGTTCGTCATCGTGCTCCCCGAAACCGACGGGGAGGCCGCAGCCCTGGTCGCCGAGCGAGTCCGCCAGAGAGTCTCGGAGCACCTTTTCGAGAACGAAACCGGCAGCTACAACGTCACCATGAGCGTCGGAATCGCCACCATGACGCCGGGCGAACATGTGTGGCAGCGAAGCGAACTGATCGGCCAGGCCGACGAGGCCCTGTTGTTGGCCAAGAAAAAGGGCCGCAACCAGGTCGTCGCCCATACACCCAAAGCCAAATGGTTCGGCCGCAAGTAA
- a CDS encoding deoxyribonuclease IV: MLPIGAHMSIAGGMDRAFSRGEEAGCTAMQIFTKNANQWRGKPISPEAAEAFRLAWERSPIGPVVAHDSYLINLAAPDDEKRDRSIAAFLDEMERCALLGIPHLVMHPGAHMGAGEEAGLKRIGEAFGRIFSEGPEGVTVLLENTAGQGTYLGCRFEHLAEIMERVPAGRFGVCFDTCHAFAAGFDLSTEAGYSLVMAEFDRIVGLEAIRVFHLNDSKKDQGSRVDRHEHIGRGTIGLDGFRALMRDKRFRQVPKILETPKGDGNELDRMNLATLRELAGER, encoded by the coding sequence ATGCTCCCCATCGGCGCCCACATGTCGATTGCCGGCGGAATGGATCGGGCCTTCTCCCGTGGAGAAGAGGCCGGCTGCACCGCCATGCAGATCTTCACCAAGAACGCCAACCAGTGGCGGGGCAAACCCATCAGCCCGGAGGCTGCCGAGGCCTTCCGCCTGGCCTGGGAGAGAAGCCCCATCGGACCGGTCGTGGCCCACGACAGCTACCTCATCAACCTGGCGGCTCCGGACGACGAGAAGCGTGACAGGTCGATCGCCGCCTTTCTGGACGAGATGGAGCGCTGCGCCCTGCTCGGCATCCCGCACCTGGTGATGCACCCCGGCGCCCACATGGGCGCCGGCGAGGAGGCGGGTCTGAAACGGATCGGCGAAGCCTTCGGCCGGATCTTCTCGGAAGGACCGGAAGGGGTCACCGTGCTGCTCGAAAACACTGCAGGCCAGGGCACCTACCTGGGCTGCCGCTTTGAACACCTGGCTGAAATCATGGAAAGGGTTCCAGCCGGGCGCTTCGGGGTCTGCTTCGACACCTGCCACGCCTTTGCGGCGGGCTTCGACCTCTCCACCGAAGCGGGCTACTCCCTGGTCATGGCGGAGTTCGACCGCATCGTCGGCCTCGAGGCGATCCGGGTCTTTCACCTCAACGACAGCAAAAAGGATCAAGGATCGAGGGTCGACCGCCACGAGCACATCGGCCGGGGGACAATCGGCCTCGACGGCTTCCGGGCCCTGATGCGGGACAAGCGGTTCCGGCAGGTGCCCAAGATTCTCGAAACACCCAAGGGCGATGGCAACGAACTCGACCGGATGAACCTCGCGACCCTTCGCGAGTTGGCGGGGGAGCGATAA
- the dtd gene encoding D-aminoacyl-tRNA deacylase, protein MRAVLQRVSSAAVLVDGKTVGAINRGILVLLGVEAGDTDKDLGFLAEKTAQLRIFEDDGGKMNLSVEDIGGSVLVVSQFTLLADCRKGRRPGFSRAAAPEAADAFYERFVETLRGRGLRVETGVFQAQMEVRLNNDGPVTMLLDSRKVF, encoded by the coding sequence ATGCGCGCGGTTCTGCAGCGAGTCTCCTCCGCCGCCGTCCTCGTCGATGGAAAGACGGTCGGCGCCATCAATCGCGGCATCCTCGTTCTGCTCGGGGTCGAGGCCGGCGACACCGACAAGGACCTGGGCTTCCTGGCGGAAAAGACGGCGCAGCTGAGGATCTTCGAGGATGACGGGGGAAAAATGAACCTGTCAGTGGAGGACATCGGCGGGTCGGTGTTGGTCGTGTCCCAGTTCACCCTGCTCGCCGACTGCCGCAAGGGACGCCGCCCCGGCTTCTCCCGGGCCGCCGCCCCCGAGGCGGCCGACGCATTCTACGAACGCTTCGTCGAGACGCTGCGGGGCCGGGGACTGCGGGTCGAAACGGGAGTTTTCCAGGCCCAGATGGAGGTCCGGCTGAACAACGACGGGCCGGTCACGATGCTGCTCGACAGCCGAAAGGTTTTTTGA
- the yjgA gene encoding ribosome biogenesis factor YjgA, with protein MNRQWDKEEMVEGRGRSAKKRAAKEVEELAFRLVEMPETGLKKLPASQEVREEIELARSTKGGSSRKRQIKHLAGALRRREEEAEQLRSFLDGTDAVHLQEKRDFHSLEELRDRLCDPELFAAALQEATGAFPLLEREALSRLARSVHDHGDRRAFREIFRLMRKAKDESAPD; from the coding sequence ATGAACAGGCAATGGGATAAGGAAGAAATGGTCGAGGGTCGGGGCCGCTCGGCGAAGAAGCGGGCCGCCAAGGAAGTCGAGGAACTGGCCTTCCGTCTGGTGGAGATGCCGGAAACAGGCTTGAAGAAGCTGCCCGCCTCCCAAGAGGTCCGCGAGGAGATCGAACTTGCGCGATCGACCAAGGGAGGCAGCTCGCGCAAGCGTCAGATCAAGCACCTGGCCGGCGCCCTGCGCCGCCGCGAAGAGGAGGCCGAGCAACTGCGCTCCTTCCTCGACGGGACCGACGCCGTTCACCTTCAGGAGAAGAGGGACTTTCACTCCCTGGAGGAACTGCGCGACCGGCTCTGCGACCCGGAACTCTTCGCCGCCGCCCTCCAGGAGGCGACCGGGGCCTTCCCCCTTCTCGAAAGGGAGGCCCTGTCCCGGCTGGCCCGCTCGGTCCACGACCACGGAGACCGGCGAGCCTTCCGGGAGATCTTCCGGCTGATGAGAAAAGCGAAAGACGAGTCCGCCCCGGACTGA
- the trxA gene encoding thioredoxin, whose translation MASDKVTQFTDDSFESDVLQSSVPVLVDFWASWCAPCKAISPVVDGLAEEYEGKVKVGKLNVDENPATPGQYGVRGIPTLILFKDGKVLDQVVGAVPKNQLEGLIKKAL comes from the coding sequence ATGGCGAGTGATAAAGTGACGCAGTTCACCGATGATTCATTTGAAAGCGATGTCCTTCAGTCCTCGGTTCCCGTTCTGGTCGATTTCTGGGCGTCCTGGTGCGCTCCCTGCAAGGCCATCAGCCCCGTCGTTGACGGCCTGGCCGAGGAGTACGAGGGCAAGGTCAAGGTCGGCAAGCTCAATGTGGATGAAAATCCCGCCACCCCCGGACAGTACGGAGTGAGGGGCATCCCCACCCTGATCCTGTTCAAGGACGGCAAGGTGCTGGACCAGGTCGTCGGCGCGGTGCCCAAGAACCAGCTCGAGGGCCTGATCAAGAAAGCCCTCTAG